Sequence from the Nocardia brasiliensis genome:
GACGTGTTCGAACTCGATGACGAAGACCAGTTGCACATCCTGACGGCCGACGTGCCCGCCGAGCGTCTCGCCGACGTCGAGGACGCGGTGGCGCAATGCCCGAAAGCGGCACTGCGACT
This genomic interval carries:
- a CDS encoding ferredoxin, with the protein product MKVSVDLDQCEANGICVGIAPDVFELDDEDQLHILTADVPAERLADVEDAVAQCPKAALRLQ